The Pyrodictium delaneyi genome contains a region encoding:
- a CDS encoding radical SAM/SPASM domain-containing protein, with translation MIPVTVMVAGKGTVSTRIKGHYGPRRPSKFSDVLRPIVFWNITYQCNLKCAHCYINALQNKLPKELSTEEARRLSQEMVEIGIPLVVVTGGEPLVRDDFWDIMEPMANKQRPRLSLSTNGTLITRDVAEKLASYGFVYVGISIDSVKPGWHDKFRGVEGAFEATLRGIKNSIDAGIDVGIRTTITRYNVKEVPEILRWSYDMGIKRISLYILDTVGRGTGIKDWLPTHDQLKWLADVLIDEARKYADAMEILIVRGQFMGIYIADKISRTNEEFIDYIKMLDAQGNCGRKSVSIYPDGSVKPCQFVDWVSLGNVREKPLREILNPENPELKPFLEIERHLRGPRCSKCPFRRICGGGSRGRALEFYGDEWGDDPLCFIDPIEIAKKRGIDPAAIV, from the coding sequence GTGATACCTGTCACCGTAATGGTTGCAGGTAAGGGTACTGTATCTACCCGTATAAAGGGACATTATGGACCTCGGAGACCATCCAAGTTCTCTGACGTATTAAGGCCAATAGTATTCTGGAATATAACATATCAATGCAACTTGAAATGTGCCCATTGCTACATAAATGCACTCCAGAACAAGCTACCCAAGGAACTCTCCACCGAAGAGGCTCGTAGACTATCCCAGGAGATGGTCGAGATAGGCATTCCACTAGTCGTCGTAACCGGCGGCGAACCACTTGTGAGAGATGACTTTTGGGACATAATGGAGCCCATGGCTAACAAGCAGAGGCCACGCCTCTCTCTGAGTACAAACGGTACGCTAATAACGCGTGATGTTGCAGAGAAGTTGGCATCATATGGGTTCGTTTATGTCGGTATATCGATTGATAGTGTAAAGCCTGGATGGCATGACAAGTTCAGAGGAGTTGAAGGCGCCTTTGAGGCTACCCTGCGTGGTATAAAGAATAGTATAGATGCAGGAATAGATGTCGGCATTAGGACTACAATAACGAGATACAATGTTAAAGAGGTCCCCGAAATTCTGCGCTGGTCGTATGATATGGGTATAAAAAGAATAAGCCTATATATACTAGATACGGTGGGCCGTGGTACAGGAATAAAGGACTGGCTTCCAACACATGATCAGCTAAAATGGCTTGCAGATGTATTGATAGATGAGGCCAGAAAGTACGCCGATGCTATGGAAATACTCATAGTTAGAGGCCAATTCATGGGGATATACATAGCTGATAAGATATCGAGAACAAACGAGGAGTTCATAGATTACATAAAGATGCTGGATGCGCAAGGTAACTGTGGACGGAAAAGCGTAAGCATATATCCCGATGGCTCTGTGAAGCCTTGTCAGTTCGTAGACTGGGTAAGCCTAGGCAATGTGCGCGAAAAACCACTGCGCGAGATACTAAATCCAGAGAATCCGGAACTAAAACCGTTCCTAGAGATAGAGAGACATTTGCGCGGCCCCAGGTGTAGCAAGTGTCCATTCCGTAGGATATGTGGCGGAGGTAGTCGTGGAAGGGCCCTAGAGTTCTATGGTGATGAGTGGGGTGATGACCCGCTCTGCTTCATAGACCCGATAGAGATAGCTAAGAAGCGTGGAATAGATCCAGCAGCTATCGTGTAG
- a CDS encoding 5-formyltetrahydrofolate cyclo-ligase, with amino-acid sequence MESKTSKEKQRIREYIWRLLEERGVATFPRPVYGRIPNFRGADEAAARLSETPEWRRARIVKVNPDAPQKWVRLAALRSGKIVVMATPRLREGFLLLDPRLIPESLYERAATIRGAFQLGKKLSIDELRSMGGIDLIVTGSVAIDRKGHRIGKGEGYAEIEYGIMRDLGLVVEDVPVATTIHDLQLVDYIPKEPYDLAVDIAATPRRLLRFESAEKPPGIIWDMLPCKKFREIPILQDLARLRNVEKPCRE; translated from the coding sequence TTGGAGAGTAAAACCTCCAAGGAAAAGCAAAGGATAAGGGAGTACATATGGAGGCTTCTGGAGGAGCGTGGCGTCGCAACTTTCCCACGCCCAGTCTACGGGCGTATACCCAACTTCAGGGGCGCGGACGAGGCTGCAGCTAGGCTGTCTGAGACACCAGAGTGGAGGAGAGCTAGAATAGTCAAGGTTAACCCGGATGCACCACAGAAATGGGTTAGATTAGCGGCTCTACGTAGCGGCAAGATAGTCGTGATGGCCACTCCCCGTCTACGAGAGGGCTTTCTCCTGCTGGATCCACGACTCATACCGGAATCCCTATACGAGAGAGCTGCTACCATACGGGGCGCCTTCCAGCTAGGCAAAAAACTGTCTATAGACGAGCTAAGGTCTATGGGCGGCATAGATCTAATTGTTACTGGCTCCGTCGCAATAGATAGGAAGGGGCATCGTATAGGCAAGGGCGAGGGATACGCAGAGATAGAGTATGGCATTATGCGCGACCTTGGATTAGTTGTGGAAGACGTTCCAGTCGCAACCACTATTCACGATCTCCAGCTCGTTGATTATATACCGAAAGAACCTTATGACCTAGCTGTAGACATAGCTGCTACCCCGCGTAGACTGCTCCGGTTCGAGTCTGCTGAGAAACCACCTGGAATCATATGGGACATGCTCCCGTGCAAGAAGTTTAGAGAAATACCCATACTCCAGGATCTCGCAAGACTAAGAAATGTAGAGAAGCCGTGCCGGGAGTAG
- a CDS encoding Lrp/AsnC family transcriptional regulator: MSESRFVPQVIEKLGSELAAEALMELQYNFPLTATPYNDIAERLGVNVDELLDLLRMLKEKRILKRVGFYLNYRAARKRAALIAIATETPREATKYLVEILEVTHSYLRDHPVYNLWVVGKHEDPERIVEAARKAAERYGKGKWLVLWGEKTLRLSVKYDLEKGISRAGPYSTVAANPPRPEDIGYSMALARALRVLPLEERPYAVIARQLGLTEDRVIEAARVMLDRGILGDPGAALDGHKLGFQYNGMVTLAPKEIDQLDDLCKWVVNNISEATHVVKRSVTPQGAWRHLCYFMVHSVDEDRVKPVLKRLDDCPYLDDYMVIRSLEDLLPGVIR; this comes from the coding sequence ATGAGTGAGAGCAGATTCGTTCCACAAGTTATCGAGAAGCTTGGCAGCGAACTGGCAGCCGAAGCACTTATGGAGCTACAGTATAACTTCCCGCTGACAGCAACACCATACAATGATATAGCGGAAAGATTGGGTGTCAATGTTGACGAGCTTCTAGACTTACTGAGAATGTTAAAGGAAAAGCGTATACTGAAGCGTGTAGGCTTCTACCTGAACTACAGAGCTGCTAGGAAACGGGCAGCCCTCATAGCTATAGCAACGGAAACGCCGCGGGAAGCAACTAAGTACCTAGTTGAAATACTAGAGGTCACGCATAGCTATCTCAGGGACCACCCAGTATACAACCTGTGGGTTGTAGGAAAGCATGAAGACCCAGAAAGAATAGTTGAGGCGGCCCGCAAGGCCGCAGAACGATACGGTAAGGGCAAATGGCTAGTACTCTGGGGCGAGAAAACTCTCCGGCTAAGTGTAAAATACGATCTTGAAAAAGGTATAAGCAGAGCTGGCCCTTACAGCACGGTTGCAGCCAACCCACCGAGACCAGAGGATATAGGCTACAGCATGGCCTTAGCTAGGGCTTTGCGTGTCCTACCACTCGAAGAACGACCATATGCGGTGATAGCAAGGCAGCTCGGGCTAACAGAGGATCGGGTCATAGAAGCTGCGCGTGTAATGCTCGATAGAGGTATACTAGGAGACCCTGGAGCGGCATTGGATGGTCACAAGTTAGGCTTCCAGTACAACGGGATGGTAACCCTGGCACCGAAAGAAATAGATCAGCTGGACGATCTATGTAAATGGGTTGTAAACAACATCAGTGAAGCCACTCATGTAGTTAAGCGATCCGTGACACCTCAGGGAGCTTGGAGACATCTATGCTACTTCATGGTCCATAGTGTTGATGAAGATAGGGTCAAGCCAGTACTTAAACGCTTGGACGACTGCCCATATCTCGACGACTACATGGTTATTAGGAGTCTAGAAGACTTACTCCCAGGTGTGATAAGATAA